Genomic segment of Polycladomyces abyssicola:
TCTGCGCATCTTTTTCGGTGATTGGGTACTCGTCTCCCATTTGCGCATGGAAGGCCGGTATTCGCTGGCGCAACATGATGAGCCGGTGGAAAAGCACACACATGTGATTTTCCGCTTTACCGACAAAACGGAGTTGCGGTACCGCGACGTGCGGCAGTTCGGTACCATGCATCTCTATCCAGCGGGGGAGGAGGAACAACATCCTCCGCTCAACAAACTGGGGCCGGAACCGCTGTCGGACGACTTTACGCTGGATGTGTTCCGCGCGCGGCTGGCCGGACGCAAAACCAAGCTAAAAGCGCTCCTGCTCAACCAGGAGTTTCTGGTCGGTTTGGGCAATATCTATGTCGATGAAGCGTTGTTTACCGCCGGACTCCATCCCGAGAGACCAGCGGATGCATTGACCGAAGCGGAGCAGAGGCGGTTGTACGAAAGCATCCGCTCCACCTTGGCCGAGGCGGTGCGGCTGGGCGGCTCGTCCGTCCGTTCGTATGTGGACAGCAAGGGGGAGATGGGGATGTTTCAACTGCAAATTCAAGTTTACGGACGCAAAGGCGAGCCCTGTGTACGCTGCGGAGAACCAATCACGCGGCTGGTCGTCGCCGGTCGGGGTACGCATGTCTGCCTGCATTGCCAGCGGTGACGCCGGGATAAGCACTATCCGCTCCCCTTTCCACATAAAATAGGGTGGAGTTTGATGAGAAAGGGGAGAGCGAAGTGTGGCCCACCCTGTCGATGTGGTTGCTGGCCAGTGCGGTCAGCTTTGACGGTTTCGTGGCCGGTATGACCTACGGCATGCGGAAAGTGAGGATTCCGATCGCTTCGGTCGGTGTCATAGCTGGATTCTCTGGCGGGTTGATGCTTCTCTCCCTGCATGCGGGACGTTGGATCGCACACGGTTTCTCCCCGTTTTGGAGCCGGTTGATGGGTGCACTCATTTTGATCGGCATCGGCGTATGGACGTTGATCAACAACGAACAACGGGAGGAGGAACCGGTTGCGCGTCGGGAAGCGGAAACGGGCAAGACGGTACTGTCCTTTGAAATCCGGATGCTCGGATTGGTCGTACAGATTTTGAAAACGCCGATGGCGGCTGACATGGACCGATCCGGTGTGATTTCTCCCTTGGAAGCTGTGTGGTTGGGATTGGCACTCTCGTTGGATGCCTTTGGAGCCGGTTTGGGAGCGGCGATGATGGGGTATCCGCCGTTCCCTCTCGCATTGGCGATCGCCGGAACCAGTGCACTGTTTCTGTTGGCCGGTATTCGGACAGGATGGAAAGTGTCGGGACGACGATGGGTATCAGCGGTGGAGTTCCTGCCCGGTTTACTGATGATTGCCATTGGTCTGTTCCGTCTGATTCACTAGGGGCGTGTCTTGAAGGAGCAAATCGATTCACGGATGAGCCACATACCAAGCCATCCCGAGTGAAGCACCGGAAATCGCAGGCATGCAACCGCGGGCAACTTCCTCTCAGCGAAGCCTACTTTGCCCGCGTTCTGCGCTCCGGATCGGAGCGGTATGAACTCGCTTCTTGCACGCGCAGGCGGAGCGAGTCGGGAAATCAATGGCACAATATTCACCAGACATGCTCCAGAAGGAGGATAGGATGTGGTTATCGGATTGACCGGCGGGATTGCGACGGGGAAAAGTACGGTTTCCCGGATGTTGGCTGAACGGGGGGCGCATATTATCGATGCCGACCAAGTGGCGCGGGAGGTGGTGGAACCACACACCGAAGGATGGCATCGGATTCGTGCCCGTTTCGGTAAGGAGGTGTTCCACCCCGACGGGACATTGAATCGGCAAGCGCTGGGGGCACGGGTGTTTCGCGATGCCGAAGCGCGGGAAACATTGAACCAGATGTTGCATCCCCTGATCGTAGAACAGATGCAAATACTGACGAAGCGGTGGCGGGAACGCGATCCCGACGGAATCGTCGTCTGGGACACCCCGCTGTTGATAGAAGGGAATTTGACGAAATCGGTAGAAAAAGTTATCGTTGTATATGTCCCGGAATCGTTGCAATTGCAACGGCTGATGGCCAGGGACGGTCTGAGCGAAGAGGAGGCTAGGCGACGG
This window contains:
- the coaE gene encoding dephospho-CoA kinase (Dephospho-CoA kinase (CoaE) performs the final step in coenzyme A biosynthesis.), translated to MVIGLTGGIATGKSTVSRMLAERGAHIIDADQVAREVVEPHTEGWHRIRARFGKEVFHPDGTLNRQALGARVFRDAEARETLNQMLHPLIVEQMQILTKRWRERDPDGIVVWDTPLLIEGNLTKSVEKVIVVYVPESLQLQRLMARDGLSEEEARRRIASQISIEEKKRFADFLIDNSGNLAETERQVDQIWKLLNSKNGYDRR
- the mutM gene encoding DNA-formamidopyrimidine glycosylase, yielding MPELPEVETVRRTLEQLIVGKTVADVAVFLPKIVKEPPDVDLFVQRLIGTKVTGVGRRGKFLRIFFGDWVLVSHLRMEGRYSLAQHDEPVEKHTHVIFRFTDKTELRYRDVRQFGTMHLYPAGEEEQHPPLNKLGPEPLSDDFTLDVFRARLAGRKTKLKALLLNQEFLVGLGNIYVDEALFTAGLHPERPADALTEAEQRRLYESIRSTLAEAVRLGGSSVRSYVDSKGEMGMFQLQIQVYGRKGEPCVRCGEPITRLVVAGRGTHVCLHCQR
- the ytaF gene encoding sporulation membrane protein YtaF translates to MWPTLSMWLLASAVSFDGFVAGMTYGMRKVRIPIASVGVIAGFSGGLMLLSLHAGRWIAHGFSPFWSRLMGALILIGIGVWTLINNEQREEEPVARREAETGKTVLSFEIRMLGLVVQILKTPMAADMDRSGVISPLEAVWLGLALSLDAFGAGLGAAMMGYPPFPLALAIAGTSALFLLAGIRTGWKVSGRRWVSAVEFLPGLLMIAIGLFRLIH